A window of bacterium genomic DNA:
TGCCATTGGTATTCAGTCCCGCATTTGCCATCGCCAATGTTCCTTGTGGATATTTTTCCTGTCCCGAGAGCTCGTCATCAAACTTATATCCTGGTCCACCTTGTCCCCATCTGCTTTTGTTTGCAAGATCTTTTGAAAGCGGGTCGCCACCTTGAATCATGAAGCCCTTAATCACACGATGAAATCGCGTGCCGTCATAAAATCCTGATTTTGTAAGTTTGAGAAAATTATCAACCGTGTTGGGCGCTTTGTCGCGTAGCAATGAAACCTCAATCGTACCAAAATTTGTTTTCATGATCACTGTATCCATAGATTTTTTTTCAACATTATTATTGATATAAGGTTTTTCAAACGATGTGTCGTAGAAATCGGCGCTCATAATACTGCTTGCAAGCGCTTCTTGTTCTCTTTCAACAATATTCGCAAACGAAACCAAATACCATGTCGTTCCAATGGAAACCATGATCAGTATTATCCAATTGACAAGATCCGCTCTTCTGTGCATAAATTTAAAAGTAAAAAAATAATAATGATTCTTAATAAGGTATTATAGAATAATATTTGACTTCACCCCAATTCAAATACTCATTTATGTATTCCCCATAATTACGCTATCTTTTCCTCTTATAAAAACCGCCCAACCCCTTTATAAGATTCTTCACTGTGGCACCTCCTCTGCGCAATAAGGTACGTTGTTTATTTTTAGAAGAATTAATCTCTCGCGCAATCTCGTCTTTCATATCATCGAGTGCGGCATACAGCGTGCTTTGTTCCGAAACAGCACGAAGAACTTTTCCGTCAATATGCAAATTGATTTCAGCCAGAAATATATCGTTCCCTGAATGATGGTGGCGCGTGGTCTTCCCTACTTCGATATTTGCCCTTACTGTTGTGGGATCGGTCGCTACGATAAATTTTTCGAGACTCCCCACCTTCTCATCTATATACTGAGATATTGCAGGAGTGAGAACTATGTTTGTCGCCTTAACACTGATGTTCATCCTGTAGTGAAATTTCAGGTCGTCTGCTTAAAAGCTAGACTTCCCTAAAAAGTTAATTATTTTTTTGATAAATATTTATTATTCTACCACACAGAAAGATTGTTTGATATAAAAAGCAACCTGAAATTCTACTACGGGATTCATTTTGTAAAAGGTTAGCGATTAATTACTCCAATTATACCAAACAAGCATCCATCGGACAAACTTGAGCCTAAACGCAACGAGTATACTTATTCAATGGATACATTCAAAATCTTACTTCCTGAATGATGCCCGCTTATGATGCGAACTTTTCCTGTCGATATATTAAAATGATTCGCAATAAGAGTAATAACGCGCTTGTTCGCGCGATTTTGCTCTGCCGGTTCTTTTACAGAAAGAGTGAAGTGGTCAGATGAGTTTTTTTCGAATGTCTCCCGTTTTGCGTCTGGAGTGACACGGACTTTGATGTACATGGCATTCAATTTCTAATTTTCAAATTGCTTCATTGTGAATTAATTAAGGATTGCGAATTGGAGATTAAAAATTAATTTTCTAAACTACATGTACGAGAAGCATATTCGTCGCACCGGAACGACCGAATGGAACGCCTGCCGCAATGACCACTTTGTCCCCGCGTTTTGCAATACCGCGTTTTTTTACAAATGCACTCACGATACTCATTACTTCTCCCACATATCGAAACCCATGAATCGCAACCGGCAGTACGCCGAATGAAAGCGTAACTTTTGCAAGTGTTCGACGATTTGGTGTCATGACAATGATTGGCTGGGAGGGTTTGAAACGCGAGATCATGCGAGAAGTGAAACCAGATTCGGTGAGCGCGATGATCGCCTTGGCATCAACTTCGTCGGCGACGTGCACTACCGAATAACTTACCGCATCAACGATTCCCTTGATTCCTCGTCCTTCCTCAAGATGTTTTTTGTGGCTTATTGTTTCCGTACGGCGAGCCACTTGTGACATCACAGTCACCGCATGAACGGGGTATTCGCCGAGTGTTGTTTCTTCCGAAAGCATCACCGCATCGGTACCGTCAAGAATTGAATTAGCGACATCGGAAACTTCCGCGCGCGTAGGGACTGGAGATTTAATCATAGATTCAAGCATTTGCGTTGCGGTAATAACTGGCTTGCCCACGGTGTTACATTTATGGATAATCATTTTTTGAAGAAGCGGAACATCGTGCGCCGGAACTTCGATTGCCAAGTCGCCACGCGCGACCATGATACCATCCGCGGCTTCAATAATACTATCAATGTTTTCAATTGCCTCTTCGGTTTCTATTTTTGCGATGATGTGCGCGTCAGATTTATGCTTTATAAGAAGTGCTCGTAATGCGTGTACGTCGTTTGCCTTACGCACAAATGAAAGCGCCACAAAATCAACGCCATGACGTGCTCCAAAAATAAGATCTTTTTTGTCTTTCTCGGTGATCGCACTGATCTTAAGATACGCACCCGGAACATTCACTCCCCTTCGTCCTTTTGTTTCCCCTCCAACAAGCACCTTGCATCGAATAAAGTCCTTATGAGCGCTTTTGACTTCAAGTTTTTTCTTACCATCATCAAGTAAAATGATGGTTCCCCGTTTTACTTCTTTGGGGAGATTTTTGTAATTCACAAACACGCGCGTCTCGTCCCCGATGATTTTTTTTGTGGTGAGCGTGAACGTGCTTCCCTTTTTAAGCATGATGCGCTCTTTATAAAATTCCCCGATACGAATTTTTGGACCAGAGAGATCTTGGAGTACTGCGATGGATCGTCCTAATTTTTGGGAAACCTTTCGCGCAAGCTCGATGCGCTTGAAATGCTCTTGGTGGTCGCCGTGGGAGAAATTGAGTCGTACGACATCCATCCCCGCCTTCGCAAGAGCGGTCATTGATTTA
This region includes:
- the pyk gene encoding pyruvate kinase, whose translation is MEHSLKFKKTKIVATIGPATENLKSMTALAKAGMDVVRLNFSHGDHQEHFKRIELARKVSQKLGRSIAVLQDLSGPKIRIGEFYKERIMLKKGSTFTLTTKKIIGDETRVFVNYKNLPKEVKRGTIILLDDGKKKLEVKSAHKDFIRCKVLVGGETKGRRGVNVPGAYLKISAITEKDKKDLIFGARHGVDFVALSFVRKANDVHALRALLIKHKSDAHIIAKIETEEAIENIDSIIEAADGIMVARGDLAIEVPAHDVPLLQKMIIHKCNTVGKPVITATQMLESMIKSPVPTRAEVSDVANSILDGTDAVMLSEETTLGEYPVHAVTVMSQVARRTETISHKKHLEEGRGIKGIVDAVSYSVVHVADEVDAKAIIALTESGFTSRMISRFKPSQPIIVMTPNRRTLAKVTLSFGVLPVAIHGFRYVGEVMSIVSAFVKKRGIAKRGDKVVIAAGVPFGRSGATNMLLVHVV
- a CDS encoding DUF167 domain-containing protein yields the protein MYIKVRVTPDAKRETFEKNSSDHFTLSVKEPAEQNRANKRVITLIANHFNISTGKVRIISGHHSGSKILNVSIE
- a CDS encoding peptidylprolyl isomerase → MVSIGTTWYLVSFANIVEREQEALASSIMSADFYDTSFEKPYINNNVEKKSMDTVIMKTNFGTIEVSLLRDKAPNTVDNFLKLTKSGFYDGTRFHRVIKGFMIQGGDPLSKDLANKSRWGQGGPGYKFDDELSGQEKYPQGTLAMANAGLNTNGSQFFIVTADPEAQLQPNYTVFGKVISGIDVALKIENVDTEGKGSVDRPIKEVVIESVKVK
- the raiA gene encoding ribosome-associated translation inhibitor RaiA — its product is MNISVKATNIVLTPAISQYIDEKVGSLEKFIVATDPTTVRANIEVGKTTRHHHSGNDIFLAEINLHIDGKVLRAVSEQSTLYAALDDMKDEIAREINSSKNKQRTLLRRGGATVKNLIKGLGGFYKRKR